Sequence from the Drosophila subpulchrella strain 33 F10 #4 breed RU33 chromosome 3R, RU_Dsub_v1.1 Primary Assembly, whole genome shotgun sequence genome:
TCTAAAACGACCCTAGCGACAAGAGATTTTTGGTACCCAAGGATAGACTGCTCTATCTGGGCGCTGTCATTAAAACAAAACACTTTCCATTCAGAAGGTCATAAATCGTTCTGCATCAAAATCAGCTCCGTCTGCTAATTGTTTATACCAAAAACATCGAAGCGAGGCacattaaatatacaaatCAGCAGACGCCAAGGAAATAAAAGCTCTGGCAAAATCGTCATAGGGGAAAAAAGAGGAGCTGAGAAATCGTTTCTGCGAACTATAGAAACATCAACATTGCTTATAAGTTCTACGAATTGTGTTTTGGTTTACAGTAGGTACTGATTAATAAcaacatttattttagtttttataatcTGGCAAGATAATAAACGTTAATTGATATTTATTAacgaaaatttaaaagttgtttGATTTACTGCTGCTTACTacacgaaaataaagtagtgCATCCACAGCCAAATCCTTTAGATATTTAGGGCCCACCCAGACGGCAATTGGCGTCGCTGCTacttcattaatttttttatggcCGTACGCAAATTGGCTGCTAGATAAGAGCGAAATTCCAACAAGAGCCataaaaccaacaaaaatttATGAACAAAGCAAGGcaaacgaaaaaatatgtaGATATAATTATTTACCCAACAGAAAGCAGTGGGTGTATCAGGGGAAGGAACAAAATCAGGTACTGTGCGATGGGAGCTGCGTGTGCGAGTCGCAAATGTGCGCAGGCAACTTCCAAAAACGCAACGTACTATTTCGCTGAACAGGCTTTTCTCGCTAATTTCGGACAATATTAATTGCAACACAGGGCTTAACAAGAAAAACGGAGTTAATGGGAAGTCAGCAGAAAATAACAGCTTATACTCAAAAAGGTTTTCAAGAATTATATCCAGCAATCGGATATTGGTGAACAAAACGTCATTAAAGACAACGGCGGAGCCTAATTAaagccaacaacaacaatggcttTGATACAACTACGGCAGAGTCAGATTCCAATTAGAAGCGTCGAATTTCAATTAGGTGGGACGCTGCGTCACCAAGCCCAATGACATTTTTGCGCAGCCCGACGTAGCTGGATTAATTAACCCCGTGTTCCCGACCGCGTGACACATGCGCTAAATTACACAAaactacatacatatacaacAATTTACAGTCGAACCTCCATAGAACACAAATAGTTAAGTTTACTGTTAGCCTCTAGTCTCGAGATTTAAGACAAGATTCTAGTAAAATAATGTCAGTAAAGTTTACAACTTTGAATGAAATCAGGTTTTGTATTGATCTAAAAAGTGGCTTCTATCTGAAATTGCTTCTGGTTGGAATACTCAACCAGAGTTTGTGCCATTTTTGGATTACAATCCACGCAATCAAGGCTCGACTGTGCATAGATATGGGAGTGAAATGTAAAAATACGTAAACTAAATGTCTGTATCGACTGCTGCAATCGCCCATCAATGATTTTGACTTTGTCTGACCGCCGTGCACAGACACTCCCACAAGACCAGACCCGGACTCACCCACAAAGGCTTTCAGCTCGTAGTCCACTCCGCAGGACTTGCCCACGTCCCCAGGGGCGGGCTGCAAGGACACGGAGGCGGGACAGTAAGGTGGAACCTCAAAGTAAAACGGATGGGCGTTGGGTCCCAGCTTTTTGATCAGCCGCTCCTGCAGACGGGTCATCGGACGGTCCAGCTGCATGGGCGGGTAGATCTGCTCATGCGCCAGATACAGGTCCTTGCGGAACGTCAGTCCCAGGACATCCAGGTCCTCGCGCCCGTAGCGAAAGGCGGCCAGTACCTGGCCAAACACCTTGCGGTCCTTGACGTACTCGGGATCGATGAAGACGACGCCGTCAATGGGGTCCACATGCGTGACATGGTCCACAAAGTCCCGTTTGCCGAGGTACACCGTGATCTTGCCGTTGGAGGAGCTCTTCTTGAAGACCCTCGTCGCCTGGCGTCGGGAGCTGGCATCGCCTCCGGCCTCGTCGTTGGCCGCCCCGCTCCCTCCGCCGCTGCTTCCGGCAGCTGTCACATTTGTGCTAGATCCATTGCTCCCCAGGGCTCCTCCGTTTCCACCACCTCCGCCATTCATCGTGTTCATTGGCGGCTGCGTCGCTTCTGCTGATTCGCTGGTGTTTCTGCTAAATGGTTCTCCGCACACACCGCTCCTTGTTTTTCGGCACTCCGTATAATAATATATGTGCGTTGGGTCGTTGGGTGCtgcaatttttttaattttttttagttttttatgtgtatacttgttccgcccgTTTGCCAGCACTGTCCGTCAGCCAATTATACCGATACTATCGCAGGTCTCACCAAAATATTGGAGTGTGTCGCGGCTAGGTTAGCGAGGACACAGCagatttttcataatttttggtTTGCGTTTGATCCCACTTACGTTTGGTGCTCCACCGTTTGCCAACACTGTCTGCCAGCCAAATTTGTGACCCCGCTAGGTTAGCGAGGACACTCTGGGCAGTTTTTGGTGCGACCGTCCGCGTAACGATGGCTATGTACAAGCAAACATCGATGACTTTTCTACCGACCCATCGATGTTTTTGCCCTCTTTCCACACTTTTTCCGCCATTCCACCTTTCCACGTGAGATCTTGCATCTCCCTTTTTCACTGACACTTACGGTGGCTTACGTTTTTGCTGACACTTACGTTACGACACTACGCTCACGCCAAAAACATCGATTTTTGTATCGATGTTTGTATCGATGTTTCTTAAACTGATTGTGACTATCGACCCACACTTGTTCCGCCATTCCACCTTTCCACGTGAGATCTTGCATCTCCCTTTTTCACTGACACTTACGCTGAGGCTATCTCCCTTTTTCACTGACACTTACGGTGGCTTACGTTTTACGTTACGACACTACGCTCACGCCAAAAACATCGATTTTTGTATCGAAACTGATTGTGACTTTTCCATCGACCCACACTTTTTCCGCCATTCCAAAAATTCCAACTTTCCACGTGCAACTGATTCCGGCAAACCACGCGTTGTCCATCGAATCCGTACTTGACTTGACTCGCTTGTCCAACCAAAACTCGAGAAATCGCTCAAATGGCCCAAAAGAAAGCCGTAGCCGCCAAGGGCAAGAAGGCCGCGAACAGGGTGGTGAAGAAGGTGCAGGAAGAGGAGGAAAACGTGGTCGCCCAGTCGCCCTCCAAGAAGACCAGGAAGCAGCCTGTGAAGGAAGTGCCGCAGTCCAGCGAGGAGGAGTCCGAGGCCGAGGTCCAGAATGACGACCAAGCTGAGGACGACAGCGACTCCGAGGTAAGCACCAAAAAACGTGGTCTCTTCTGCTCGAAGATTTCATTGCAGATTTAGCTGCCCTGGGGGTGTATTGCACATCGAATCAATTCTGTACCTACTTAGCCTCTCATTTACCACgtctttaaagttaaattagAAATTAGAAGAGCATGTCAATAAGTGGTATTTTCTTATTCCAGGCCGAAGATTTACTCGACGACGAGGCCGAGGAAGATGAAGAGGACGAAAGTGAGGATGAGGAAGATGATGACGAGGTGGAGCCTGGTGAGGTTTCTAACAGCGCAGTCGCGGATGAGGAAGACGACTCCGACGATGATGAGGCACCTGCAGAGGAACCAGTGTCCAAGGGCAAGGAAACTAAAAAACCAGGAAAATCCAACACTGACGAGTCGGATAAAAAGAGTGGAATTCCCAAAGTACGCGTTGGCAAGATTCCCCCAGGAACGCCAAAAAATACAATCATATTTGCCACAAACCTACCAAAAGGTACCATAAAATTGCTGTTATTTGAATGTGGAAGCTGTAACAAAATAgtttcatttaatttatttttgtttcacAGAATACAAACACCCGGACCTGGTTGCCTTGTTTTCCAAATTTGGACCGATTTCCACAGTGACTCGTTTTCCTCCTAAGAATGGCATCAGTTCAGTCCTTATCGCCTTTGATACACCAGCCGCAGCAGAAGCTGCTCTGCAGGCCAAACCCAAGGCGCTGACCCTTGGAAACAAGGCTCTGACCATATCCCAGCCGAAGGACAGGGACGCTTTAAACGAACGCACGGTGGTGGTTAGCCTGATTGGACCCAAAGTCACCACGGATGAGTTGAAGGCCTTTTTCGAGAAAGTAGCTCCCGTGGAGTCGGTGACCTTATCCGCTAACCGCTTAAACCCCAAAGCCTTTGTACGTTTGGTGTCAGTCGACGACATCCCCAAGGTCCTTAAACTGCACAGCACCGAATTCTATTCTCGCTTCATCACAGTGCAACCAATGTCTGCCAAGAGTGCGTTAAGAACCGGTGAACTTACCCTGGTTGTAGAAAATTTGGGCAAACATGAGTCATACAACGCTGACGCCCTGgagaagatttttaaaaagttcgGGGAAGTGGACAATCTAGATGTTGTGTGCAGCAAGACAGTCTTAGCCTTTGTCACGTTTAAGCAGCCGGAAGCCGCCACTAAGGCTCTGGACCAACTCCAGGGGAAGACTGTTAACAATTTGGAGCTGAAACTGTTGCGCTTTGAACGCAGCTCCTCGGGGAAGGCGATTCTTGTGACGAACTTGTCGATAGGTGGGTTGCCCTAATATGTATTTTGTGTATCAttgtaataatttttaattacttgttatatttttgttattaacTAATGTATAATTGTTCTTGTAGATACCACTGAAGCCGACCTGCGGAAAGTGTTTAACGAGAGCGGCGAAATTGAGAGCATCcagatgttaaaaaacaaggcCGTAGTGAAGTTCACGAATGAGGACGCTTTCTGCAAATCTTTCTTGGCCAACgaaaaaattgtaaacaaaCTTCCCATTTTTATCGAGCCCAACTCGCTGCTAAAGCACAGATTGTTAAGGAAACGTTCCGCTATTGCGCACTCCCAAGCACCCCCCCAGTTCCAGAAGAATGGGAACAATAAGTTCGGCAAGAAACCCTTTAACAAGCGTCCGGCACAGGAAAATGGTGGCAATCCTTTCGCGAAGAGGGGAAAGTTTTAGAGCTTGGAAATCTacaaatatttagttttaagttCTGCAGTACCACAAATTTGGCCACAATCCCTTTAAATCCATATCACTGATGTAATGGATATAGTCGATAAGAGATACCCCTTTAACTTGAACTGCAAAATACTAGCCGTATTTTAAACGTATGTTGACTTTTATAAGCATCAAacctaaaactaaataaaagagtcaaaatgtatttataaattcGATATCTTAAATGGCTGAATAAGGGATCTACGTAACCAAATGGTTCTCTATCTTTATGTTTCAGTTTAGTAATATTTTGCCATGCAAATCAAGTTACATGCGACCGACGTGCTCTTGATGATTTGaatcttatttttttattatagcaCTATCTCTTTATAATCTTTTAAAGAAAACCTGAATTTTTCATCATATCCATATTACATATCATGTAAGTAACCGGCACGTACCggcttttatataaatgaatgaGGCTACAAGTGTTTGTGGGTGGTGCTTGTGCTGTTCCCGCTCCATTCGTCAAATGATTCATTAGTCTCAGCACAATAGTGAGTCATTCAGCAAAGACGACAACTCCACACGCAATAATTTCATTTATCCAGTACGGCACTCCCATTGCATCTCATCCTCACAAGGCCCCTTACTTCCTCCAGTTGGCTGGCCACCAGAGAGTTACGCCTTTGTTCACGCCATCTTGGCCATAATGCAAATGAATAGAAGCGGCGGATTGGGAGAATGCATTAGTAAATCAAGGGCTTGGCAAGTGCTAATTTCCATAATAATTATATGCCTAGTTAcaataaattacaaaaataaaaaatatctaaaCTCTCTTTTTATACTAAATTTTGGTCACCAAAATCGCTGAAATGAATTAAACACTTTTTAAGCACTGCTTGCATTTTATAGGCGGACGGAAAGGCACTCTGACATGGCTACATCGACTATGCTTATCACATTATACGGCCAAAAATGTCTCCTCTGCCTCGCAAACTTCTAAATGAAGTTATATTTATCtctgcaataaaaattaaaaattttcttgaTTTCGACTTCATGTGCAGAAACTCTATAAATTGCTCATATTGTGCATTGCTACTTATCAAAACGACCCCCTAATATAAGCAAGCAACTTACAAGTATTTACAGTTCAATATGaaattcatttatatttttaacttttatttgtaatatattttttgtagtattttgttatttttgttgttaCTACATGGTCACAAATAAGATCTTGGATAGATATTTATCGTTTTAAATaagtattttttgtttatgtatatttgttgtaaatttaatttcggTTAGTGCTTTCATTTCCATAATTGTTAGCATTTCATGAATTGTTTATGCACGTTCGTATGTGTAtgtatatgtaaatatatataaaagaaagTTCCTTTGACTAAATGCAACGGAAATTATGTCTTGGCCAACCAAAAGCAAGCCACCCTGGTTTGTCAAAATCCCAATCGGCCGGCAGTGTAGGTCATGAATCACCTAATCAGTCTGTTTATAAAGTTGTTGGAAATGATTTCGATCGAGTTGTATATTAGTCCATTCAAGCGAAACAAATTGTGCCCGTGAAGCTTTTTTCTGCCTGGGTCGGTTTTCAGGGGGTTGCTGCTGAGTTGTGTTGGCTATGTCCCAAGTCTCTCTGTCTCATGTTGTCTTCGACTTCATTTTTCAATACatgtaatataaatatcattaagCTTAGGTAGAAAATCACTAATAATAAGGCAAATTAAAAGGAAGGGCACTGGGGAGGGAGATCCGCAAAACCATAATGCAAATCAACTAACTCTCTAAACTAGACAACTAGATCAATAGGTACCCTTTAGCGGTCGGGTATATTTGATGtatatttgatttatataaaggCAAATTTTCAACATTAGCAACTTAGTCTCTAAAATTATCCATTCGGGGATTACTTTCACGAAAGCAGGCAAAATTGGTTTCTCGTACAATAAATTCGAGTCGTTGACGCTTCCTCcatataaataaaaagtttttaaataaaaatgaagagttcataacaaaaataaaacaactaaaaataatatttctgttttaagtatttttttgttcattttgttttaatttataatatcGTTTTAAACATACATGTATAGAGAGTGTGTATAGGGGTGTTGGAGTTACATTCAATGTTATGCTTATTGATTCTGTTGCTTTCTGTTTCGTGTGGCATAATcaacaaattataaaataataatacacttcgACCTAGGTCACAAAAAGTAAAAGCAAAAcggatttaaaaatgtttttaaataaataacctTCACATTTGtttcttcaatttaaaatttaacacTGGGTAAGAGTTTTTTTCTCGTTAATAACCAATAATGAACATGTTTTTAGTGCTGCTTAATTACCacgttattttcttttttaatccAATTATAATATTGAGTggattcttaaaaaaatgggAGGAACGAATACAGAAAGTAAAACCCAAGTTATTTCGTGTGTTTTGAGTCTGTAAGATCGTGGTGCTAGGaagttttttaaattcttattCATTATTTTAGTGATTAGCAGTCTACGGTTTCAGCTGCGCAAATTACGTTGTTCTTTGTTGGATTAGTTTTGATTCGTTTTTCGTTATTCACGTGTTAGGACGCCGACTAATAGCTACAGTTAAACTTGGATTATAATTCTTTTTCTGGTTTTTGATACAcgacaatttttaaatttggatattttttttagtaaatATCTTTACTTTCtgcttatttgtttttttttcgtttttctttaaaatgacAATTGTTATCTGTTGATTTTATCGACGCCACTTCGCTGATTATTACGAAGCGTTGACACAATTCGATACAATTTTCTTTTAGCACATGAGCAAAAAATAACAGAGCGTGAGGaacaattaataaataaaacaccTTACATCTTAAACAAAACGGAGCACTTGGTGatatttgtttcattttcttCACAAAGTAGCACACAAATTATTTCGCTCTGGGtccatttcaattaaatatattaatagaTAGAAATATTTAGCAAGAAATCGAAGATGTAATCGAATATAACTTAATCCAATTAGTAGAAATTTATAATTTGGTTATCAGTATGCTGATGCCATTCCTCGCTTTTTCATTCATTTGATCGTGACTCGTTATTTTCTGTTCGTGCTAAATACTTTGCTTAATATGTTTTATAATATTAGTAAAGTAGTTTTAGCTCTGTGATCCGGAATCTGGGTTGTGATTTAAAAGTCCAAAAGGGACACTTCTGCATTTTGGGCAGGTTGCTCTTGAACAGATTGAGCCTCCTCCAAATCGTGTAGGCCGTTTCCATTTTGATTGATGGCTTCCTCCGCATTAGTCCGACCATTGGTTGTTGGAGTGGTATCAGGTGGAGGTACACCTGGTGCCCTGATTGGCGTGGCTCCCTTTAGGGGTGTAGACTTTCGCGCTTTTAGTACAGCTGGCGATGGTTTATTCGTAACGCTTTCTTTGGGTTTTGGTGTCAGCGGCTTGGAGGCCGCCTTGACTGGCGATGTCTTCGAAGGCGATGTCTTCCTCAGGGTCGCCGCGGTTGTCCCAGCGGAGCTGCTAGGAACCAGCAGTCGTCGAGTAGTGCTTGCGTTGCTAATGGTTGAGCTTGCCGAGTGGTTAAACTTTGGAGCTGGGCGAGCGGTAAAAGTTTTAGTGATCGTTGTGGTTGTAGTGGTTGTGGTGGAGCTGGAACTGGTTGTCTTGCCCAACTGCCCATTGACTGCAGGCTTGGTTGGACTGCGAGCTGAGAGAGAAGTGACATTTGTGCTGGGCACCTTGCGCACAGTGGTGGCGCCGGAAGTGGTGCTGCGCGGCGACAAAGTTTTCGGCTTGGCTGCGGCTGTCGAAGTGACGGCCAGGCGTGGTTTGGTTGAAGCACCGCTGTTAGGAGCCGATCCAGTTCCTGATGCATTTGCAGCTGGTCTGCGAGCAGTGGAGCTGACTCCAATTCCTGATCCGGTTCCACTTGTGGCTGGTTTGCGAGCTGTGGTACTGGTCAAAGGGCGAGCTGTAGTCCTGGTTCCGCTTCCAGATCCAGTTCCCAATGCAGTTCCACTTGCAGCCGGCTTATTAGCTGCGGTTTTGGCCCCCAATGTCACCTTGCTCACAGGAGCTGTGGCCGGTCGTGTGGTGCTTGACTTGGGCACAGGTTTTGCAGAGGATGATGCATTGCTGCTAAGTGGTTTCCGGTTGGTTGCTGTTGGTGGAGCTGTAGTCAAAAGTTTGGTAGCTGTACTTGTAGTTTTGGTTGCAACGGGGGCGGTGCGTGGACGACCAGCGACCGACTTATTTGCTCCAACAACAGATGTGGAGCTCGCTGTGGAAGTCTTGACTGCAGAGGCTGCTAACTTAGGTTTAGCAGTGGCCACAGTGGCTCCTGTTTTGGTCGCTGAATTAGATTTAGttgcagcggcagcaacagcTGCAGCAACAGTAGCAACAGAAGCTACTTCAGCCAAGGCTACCGCAACATCATCTTCGTTTTTGGTTTCTGGAACAGTTTCCATTAACGGCTCACTACTCGGGAGCACAGCTTCTTCAATCTCAGAAATAATCAGTTCTTTTGGAGCTTCAGACAACAACTCGTCACCAGCTGCAGACAAGGGTTCCTTTATAGAAGCAGGTAGCAGTTGCTCCTCGGAAGCAGCATGCTGTTCCTTGATAGAGACAAAGTCTTCCATGGTCTTTTCTTCAGAGGCAAGTTCTTCTTTCTCGGCAACGATGTCTCCCACAGCGTGCAGCGGCTCCTCCTCTGGAGCAAAAAGATGTTTTTCTTCGGAAACAAAGTTTCCAATAGCTGGTTGATCCTCTTTTGGGTCCTCCACTTCCTCTGTAGTGTTATTAGCAACCTTATCACATAAATCGAAGTACTTGGAAGGAACACTAGGTATGCCCACGTATTGCTCCTCCACTAGATCCTCTTGCAGCTGAAGTTCTTGAAAGTTGGCGGCCAGTGTCTCTGGTTGATGAACAGAAAGCTCTTCCTCCGTCTGCTCCACCACCAGGTGTGCGGGCGTAAAAGGCTGGGCAAACGGATTAATACCTTGTTTTGCTGGCGATATTTCGTCATCGAATTGAGCTTCAGAGCCAGGAGCTGAATTAAAGGCAGCATACTCCTCCATCTGAAAGATACAGTATTTATGTGGAGTAAAAAACAAGTTAAAGGAGAATAAATAATGTCATGAGCCATGGTTAGTAATGCTAGGCTTAGAAGACACTGCTAGCATTTGTATTAAACTTTTGTGTGAAACAACAAAGAGGTTTTGCAAAAAGTCTCTCATTCTGGGAACACCCAAAACAAGATGTGGGGTACACATCTTTGTCCCCACCAATAATAGTACTTCCGCAGTACTTCCCCAACAACTTCTCGGTGTTGTTAAATCGATAAATGCAATAAGCTTCGCATTAAACATATCTTCGTTTGTCTTTGAACAAATAAAATCCAAGATGCAGCAAACGGTTTGTGTTTTGAAATATGTTACCTAAtgctttattttataaaaatttctGGCAGTTCCAGCTACCAAAAATTTTCGGGCTTTGGATAACGGGCAACAACAATAAATCACACTCAGCACTGCACAAACTTCTGGCTGCCCCCAAAAATTAAGAGACCACACGGGGGAACGTGTTTTCATTTTACAAACAAATTCACCTTACTTTTTGCCTACAGAAGTATAACGGGTTTAACATTAAttacataataatattaatataatactaataataatcataataatattattaatatcaaaatgaattaTAAATGACAAATTCTATTTGAACTACGTAACTTTGCGTACGAATGACTAGTTGTGATACCCAAGCTTCCCCTAGTAAAACACATTCTCCCAGTCATGTCTTCTTTATAAGTACACTCAGGAAAAAACACCGTGctaaaaacaagtacaaacagccttgatttaagaaaaattgcatGCTTAACATTTAAGAACGTTCGTGCTCAAAAAATTCTCATATTGAGCACATTTTGGAGTTTTTATGTCTGCCAACTCTAATAATTCCCAACTGTTTATTCTGAAAGTACTCAGTATATAAGGCGCATAAATTAGGTAGTGTTAATGCCCGTGAGCGGCAAGTCGtaagtaaacttaaaatattaatgttatttatatatatctcgTTTATTTCGTTTCAGTTTCCAATACTTAATTCTCTTActagcataaaataaaaactcattttagtttcataatatttatatattgatataaGAATTATTCGTCCTTAAATCATGCCTGCAAATttcttactttattattaaatcgttcttgtttttagtccaaatatgacttgatttaagaattattcataCTTGATTTAAGACCGAAAGGTTCTTAAATCTAGTATTTTCGGTCTTGAAAATTCGTGCTCAAAAGTAGAATTTTGTTCTCGCGTTCTGTATTTTCCATGCTTGGCGAAGTTTTGACACCGAAAATACTAGGTTCAAGCACgaaatactttattttttttctgagtgtaagATGCCGTTCTTGAGGGTTGACATGCCTTAccaatattaataaattattataatgaCATCAACAAACCAAGCGAAAGCTTAACTTTTGAAAGTGAGAAAGCGGTAGGCAGCGAAACAAAGTAAAGtacttgattatttaaatcaataaacAATAATATCTGGTGACGCATGGAACATATACCTGTGTAAGATATATGGAAGAAGAGGCTTAAAGGAGGCTGTGTTTAAATAAGAATTTTCGCTGTTTTTGACCAGGGGGATGATCCTTTCTTACCTGGGTCAAAATAAGAAAGTTTGAACGACATAACAAAATGTAAcctatatttttataagtctCGGCATGCATGGAATGGCTTCAATAGTTTTCATGAGATATGGATTTTCAAGCATAGCAAAAAAACCTACGAACAGTCACAAAAACAAAGACGAATTTAAGGAAAGGAAAATGAAGCGGATGGAAAAGGTTTCAGTGCCTTAGTGTAGTGACATGGCGATAGTTTTGGACTCTACCACCAAAGAAGGAAAAGACGGGACGGTATGGTGAGTGtagcattaaaattttttccgGCACTTTTCTCTATCACGCAAAGACTATCTCTCAGCACCGAAAGCAGTGCGCTCAGGAAATCTTAAATGTCATTGACCAGTAAATGCCACCAGCAGGGGCCATTTGCCATCGGTCGGTGCCCGTCCCCAGCTCCACTCTCCGAGTTTCCCTTACGACTTCCCAATTCCTTGTTGCTAGTTGCTCACTTTTAGCCCACTCGCTCAATTGCTGGCCGGCTGACTTTCTTTTACTACACttaggaaaaaaaaattttaactcgGAATaacttttatattaaaaacctACTGATGGCGCAAACAACTTAAACTTCCACAGTTTAAGGTTGCTATAATAGATTTGTATCAATAAACAGCGCATTTTTTCGTAATCAAGTATAACCATTTCACTAGTCAAAGTAGatattttatcaatatattttaaactgaaaaaatGCTCCAAAAACTTTGTACAAAACATGAAACAATTGTTAGAAGTCTTAGCTGTGTTTTCCCCTAGTGTAGTCCCCACTCGGTACTCTCGGCTTGGACTGTTGCTCAAGCGTAATGGGGTTAAAAGTGAGCTGAAGCGAATAAGACCAAAAAgcataaaacaaaaactggGCTTAGGCAGATAAGAGCTCTCTTGGCTTAGTTCAAGCTTTAGTTACTGACCATGACTCATAACCAAATTTCAAGATTACTAATTACTAAAAGTGAGGTAacatactttttaaaatatcgcATAGGCGACCAGTAAGCCTCCCCCGAGTCCTATCAATGTTGGTCGAATTTTAATAGCAGCGATTATTGTTCAGAATTTTATCAGCTCCAAAACTTAAGTTGGCAGCttatggtaaattgaatttattgatTGGCTTTTATGCTGTTCCTGATGTTTTCgcaaataatatatttaacaaaGACTAGCGATTCCACATTcgcaaaaatgtatttattatgGCCGAAAGCCCGGTGAAAAAAGAGTTACAGTGAGT
This genomic interval carries:
- the LOC119545830 gene encoding 205 kDa microtubule-associated protein, coding for MEHHEDNAQFDNYLQNRLSEGLQITGGAEHHLHLADAVVDELSAPGIASSKSDPDQENNDGEEDEEWKYIHEVQQSEKLQQQQQQLPLASETGNGFGPVGHSEDLVLGNGGAPGLSLVYEEQDVEVIKNDGDLSTNSNTTTSTDEVVAQDQQQTQEAELLAEQHQQQQLQSSDLQQEDEDEPSSVATTYGTSSLSENNPTPLDQEELAAKPVVQELLAGFDNKENCDYVDDLDENHSQLNPNAVAFVPSYGSQPSSPLPAVEEPLLGLNPRQLLPGGPLDDLVAESPRKGSARENMDAIAVPDEREFDIEADKRPHELEQETDLFGEGNLEMQLLNGVGAAEPAAITDVLGHGPETSVDMEIDQLPADADIMKQSIYADHNASIEDILNSVQPLPTQTGDEKELLHVEEKEHVSQSPSTEELQFQQEFQHDQHQPPLFNNAKQDLMQASFYLEHSSQDAQKDESQEQEELPAKSSDIFADQSLLLDTSAPQFSPESDSPVAKLELESQQADIVDITPSPHSSTEEKHLVEDTKELIEDTTELVEDTTELVAESKIDQESHLFEPFSVGAPPQMEEYAAFNSAPGSEAQFDDEISPAKQGINPFAQPFTPAHLVVEQTEEELSVHQPETLAANFQELQLQEDLVEEQYVGIPSVPSKYFDLCDKVANNTTEEVEDPKEDQPAIGNFVSEEKHLFAPEEEPLHAVGDIVAEKEELASEEKTMEDFVSIKEQHAASEEQLLPASIKEPLSAAGDELLSEAPKELIISEIEEAVLPSSEPLMETVPETKNEDDVAVALAEVASVATVAAAVAAAATKSNSATKTGATVATAKPKLAASAVKTSTASSTSVVGANKSVAGRPRTAPVATKTTSTATKLLTTAPPTATNRKPLSSNASSSAKPVPKSSTTRPATAPVSKVTLGAKTAANKPAASGTALGTGSGSGTRTTARPLTSTTARKPATSGTGSGIGVSSTARRPAANASGTGSAPNSGASTKPRLAVTSTAAAKPKTLSPRSTTSGATTVRKVPSTNVTSLSARSPTKPAVNGQLGKTTSSSSTTTTTTTTITKTFTARPAPKFNHSASSTISNASTTRRLLVPSSSAGTTAATLRKTSPSKTSPVKAASKPLTPKPKESVTNKPSPAVLKARKSTPLKGATPIRAPGVPPPDTTPTTNGRTNAEEAINQNGNGLHDLEEAQSVQEQPAQNAEVSLLDF
- the LOC119546263 gene encoding DNA-binding protein modulo, giving the protein MAQKKAVAAKGKKAANRVVKKVQEEEENVVAQSPSKKTRKQPVKEVPQSSEEESEAEVQNDDQAEDDSDSEAEDLLDDEAEEDEEDESEDEEDDDEVEPGEVSNSAVADEEDDSDDDEAPAEEPVSKGKETKKPGKSNTDESDKKSGIPKVRVGKIPPGTPKNTIIFATNLPKEYKHPDLVALFSKFGPISTVTRFPPKNGISSVLIAFDTPAAAEAALQAKPKALTLGNKALTISQPKDRDALNERTVVVSLIGPKVTTDELKAFFEKVAPVESVTLSANRLNPKAFVRLVSVDDIPKVLKLHSTEFYSRFITVQPMSAKSALRTGELTLVVENLGKHESYNADALEKIFKKFGEVDNLDVVCSKTVLAFVTFKQPEAATKALDQLQGKTVNNLELKLLRFERSSSGKAILVTNLSIDTTEADLRKVFNESGEIESIQMLKNKAVVKFTNEDAFCKSFLANEKIVNKLPIFIEPNSLLKHRLLRKRSAIAHSQAPPQFQKNGNNKFGKKPFNKRPAQENGGNPFAKRGKF